One stretch of Streptomyces hygroscopicus DNA includes these proteins:
- a CDS encoding ribonucleoside-diphosphate reductase yields MSPTSQKNLLDPGFELTLRPMRYPEFYDRYRDAIKNTWTVEEVDLHSDVTDLAKLSPGEQHLIGRLVAFFATGDSIVANNLVLTLYKHINSPEARLYLSRQLFEEAVHVQFYLTLLDTYLPDPDDRAAAFAAVENIPSIREKAEFCFRWMDSVEKIDRLETKEDRRRFLLNLICFAACIEGLFFYGAFAYVYWLRSRGLLHGLATGTNWVFRDESMHMEFAFSVVDTVREEEPDLFDDELQQQVTDMLKEAVEAELQFARDLCGEGLPGMNTASMQEYLQCVADQRLMRLGFPAVFGSENPFSFMELQNVQELTNFFERRASAYQVAVEGSVAFDDDF; encoded by the coding sequence ATGTCCCCCACGTCCCAGAAGAACCTGCTCGACCCGGGCTTCGAACTCACCCTGCGGCCGATGCGGTACCCGGAGTTCTACGACCGCTACCGCGACGCGATCAAGAACACCTGGACCGTGGAGGAGGTCGACCTCCACTCCGACGTCACCGACCTCGCCAAGCTCTCCCCCGGTGAGCAGCATCTGATCGGCCGTCTGGTCGCCTTCTTCGCGACCGGCGACTCGATCGTGGCCAACAACCTGGTGCTGACGCTCTACAAGCACATCAACTCCCCCGAGGCGCGGCTGTATCTGTCGCGGCAGCTCTTCGAGGAGGCGGTGCACGTCCAGTTCTATCTGACGCTGCTGGACACCTACCTCCCCGACCCGGACGACCGCGCCGCGGCCTTCGCCGCCGTCGAGAACATCCCCTCCATCAGGGAGAAGGCGGAGTTCTGCTTCCGCTGGATGGACTCGGTGGAGAAGATCGACCGGCTGGAGACCAAGGAGGACCGCCGCCGCTTCCTGCTCAACCTGATCTGCTTCGCGGCCTGCATCGAGGGGCTGTTCTTCTACGGCGCCTTCGCGTACGTGTACTGGCTGCGCTCGCGGGGGCTGCTGCACGGCCTGGCGACGGGCACCAACTGGGTGTTCCGCGATGAGTCGATGCACATGGAGTTCGCCTTCTCGGTCGTGGACACCGTCCGCGAGGAGGAGCCGGACCTCTTCGACGACGAGCTCCAGCAGCAGGTCACCGACATGCTCAAGGAGGCCGTCGAGGCGGAGCTGCAGTTCGCCCGCGATCTGTGCGGGGAGGGGCTGCCGGGCATGAACACCGCGTCGATGCAGGAGTATCTGCAGTGCGTGGCCGACCAGCGCCTGATGCGCCTCGGCTTCCCCGCGGTCTTCGGCTCGGAGAACCCGTTCTCCTTCATGGAGCTGCAGAACGTCCAGGAGCTGACCAACTTCTTCGAGCGCCGCGCCTCGGCCTACCAGGTCGCGGTCGAGGGCTCGGTCGCCTTCGACGACGACTTCTGA
- a CDS encoding ribonucleoside-diphosphate reductase: protein MTIAPADPVSEQAVSQAAHDAPGTALLRTLTGLTADLPATDPGKVAAAALRGRHPGSDEAELRGLATEAAAGLIAEEPEYSRLAARLLALTITEEAAGQGAVSFSTSVQVGHREGLLADSTAEFAAAHAARLDALVERALADGADKRFGYFGLRTLYSRYLLRHPITRQVIETPQHFLLRVACGLAEDLSERALDDVAELYRLTSTLSYLPSSPTLFNSGTRHPQMSSCYLLDSPLDELDSIYNRYHQVARLSKHAGGIGLSYSRIRARGSLIRGTNGHSNGIVPFLRTLDASVAAVNQGGRRKGAACVYLETWHADLEEFLELRDNTGEEARRTHNLNIAHWIPDEFMRRVEADADWSLFSPVDAPELVDLWGDEFDAAYRKAEAEGRAVKQVPARQLYARMMRTLAQTGNGWMTFKDAANRTANQTAEPGRVVHSSNLCTEILEVTNDGETAVCNLGSVNLAAHLDEDGQLDWERLDATVHTAVTFLDRVVDINFYPTDEAGASNSRWRPVGLGLMGLQDVFFRLRLPFDSPEAKALSTRISERIMLAAYEASCELAERHGPHPAWSETRTARGVLHPDHYTDAVATWPERWEALRTRMAKSGMRNSLLLAIAPTATIASIAGVYECIEPQVSNLFKRETLSGEFLQVNSYLVDDLKKLGVWDAQTREALRESNGSVQEFSWVPAEVRDLYRTAWEIPQRALIEMAAARTPYLDQSQSLNLFMASPTIGKLSSMYAYAWKRGIKTTYYLRSRPATRIAQSARGGGAAATAPAPAPIPVQQAPAEADAIACSLENPESCEACQ from the coding sequence GTGACCATCGCGCCCGCAGATCCGGTTTCAGAGCAGGCGGTTTCTCAGGCAGCGCACGACGCGCCCGGAACCGCCCTGCTGCGGACCCTCACCGGACTCACCGCCGACCTGCCTGCCACCGACCCCGGTAAGGTCGCGGCCGCCGCCCTGCGCGGCCGTCATCCCGGCTCGGACGAGGCGGAGTTGCGCGGCCTGGCGACCGAGGCGGCGGCCGGGCTGATCGCCGAGGAGCCGGAGTACTCGCGGCTGGCCGCGCGGCTGCTGGCGCTCACCATCACGGAGGAGGCGGCCGGGCAGGGCGCGGTCTCCTTCTCCACCTCCGTCCAGGTGGGCCACCGTGAGGGCCTGCTCGCCGACTCCACCGCGGAGTTCGCCGCCGCCCACGCCGCACGGCTGGACGCGCTGGTGGAGCGGGCCCTGGCCGACGGCGCCGACAAGCGCTTCGGCTACTTCGGACTGCGCACCCTCTACAGCCGCTATCTGCTGCGCCACCCCATCACCCGTCAGGTGATCGAGACCCCGCAGCACTTCCTGCTGCGGGTGGCCTGCGGGCTCGCCGAGGACCTCTCGGAGCGGGCGCTGGACGACGTGGCCGAGCTGTACCGGCTGACCAGCACCCTGTCGTATCTGCCCAGCTCCCCCACGCTGTTCAACTCCGGCACCCGGCATCCGCAGATGTCGTCCTGCTATCTGCTGGACTCGCCGCTGGACGAGCTGGACTCGATCTACAACCGCTACCACCAGGTGGCGCGGCTGTCGAAGCACGCGGGCGGCATCGGCCTGTCCTACTCCCGTATCCGGGCGCGCGGTTCGCTGATCCGGGGCACCAACGGGCACTCCAACGGCATCGTGCCGTTCCTGCGCACGCTCGACGCCTCGGTGGCCGCCGTCAACCAGGGCGGCCGGCGCAAGGGCGCGGCCTGCGTCTATCTGGAGACCTGGCACGCGGACCTCGAGGAGTTCCTGGAGCTGCGGGACAACACGGGCGAGGAGGCCCGCCGCACCCACAACCTGAACATCGCCCACTGGATCCCCGACGAGTTCATGCGCCGGGTCGAGGCGGACGCCGACTGGTCGCTGTTCTCCCCGGTCGACGCGCCCGAGCTGGTGGACCTGTGGGGCGATGAGTTCGACGCCGCGTACCGGAAGGCCGAGGCCGAGGGACGGGCGGTCAAGCAGGTCCCGGCACGGCAGTTGTACGCCCGGATGATGCGCACCCTCGCGCAGACCGGCAACGGCTGGATGACGTTCAAGGACGCCGCCAACCGCACCGCCAACCAGACCGCCGAGCCCGGCAGGGTCGTCCACTCCTCGAATCTCTGCACCGAGATCCTGGAGGTCACCAACGACGGCGAGACCGCCGTGTGCAACCTCGGCTCGGTCAACCTCGCCGCACACCTGGACGAGGACGGGCAGCTGGACTGGGAGCGCCTCGACGCCACCGTCCACACGGCCGTGACCTTCCTCGACCGCGTGGTGGACATCAACTTCTACCCCACGGACGAGGCCGGGGCCTCCAACTCCCGCTGGCGCCCGGTGGGTCTGGGCCTGATGGGGCTGCAGGACGTCTTCTTCCGGCTGCGGCTGCCGTTCGACTCGCCCGAGGCCAAGGCGCTCTCCACGCGGATCTCCGAGCGCATCATGCTCGCCGCGTACGAGGCGTCCTGCGAGCTCGCCGAGCGCCACGGCCCGCACCCGGCCTGGTCCGAGACCCGCACCGCGCGCGGTGTGCTGCACCCGGACCACTACACGGACGCGGTGGCCACCTGGCCGGAGCGCTGGGAGGCGCTGCGCACCCGGATGGCGAAGTCCGGGATGCGGAACTCGCTGCTGCTGGCGATCGCGCCGACCGCCACCATCGCCTCCATCGCGGGCGTCTACGAGTGCATCGAGCCGCAGGTCTCCAACCTCTTCAAGCGCGAAACGCTCAGCGGGGAGTTCCTGCAGGTCAACTCCTATCTGGTGGACGATCTCAAGAAGCTGGGCGTCTGGGACGCCCAGACCCGCGAGGCGCTGCGCGAGTCCAACGGCTCGGTCCAGGAGTTCTCCTGGGTGCCCGCGGAGGTACGGGACCTGTACCGCACCGCGTGGGAGATCCCGCAGCGCGCCCTGATCGAGATGGCGGCGGCCCGCACCCCGTACCTCGACCAGAGCCAGTCGCTGAACCTCTTCATGGCCTCGCCGACCATCGGCAAGCTCAGCTCGATGTACGCGTACGCCTGGAAGCGCGGCATCAAGACCACGTACTACCTGCGCTCGCGTCCGGCCACCCGGATCGCCCAGAGCGCCCGTGGCGGCGGCGCCGCGGCCACCGCGCCCGCCCCTGCCCCCATCCCCGTACAGCAGGCTCCGGCCGAGGCCGACGCGATCGCCTGCTCCCTGGAAAACCCCGAGTCCTGCGAGGCCTGCCAGTAA
- a CDS encoding acetyltransferase, whose product MDITIRHARDEELDGIGELTAQVYLGDGLLDFGDSDPYLTTLRDARRRAAEAELLVAADAASDEVLGAVAFAVYGGAYAELARPGEGEFRMLAVRPESRRRGAAEALVRACLDRGRALGLRRIVISSQLSMTAAHRLYERLGFVRAPERDWSPIAELDLTLWAFTVEL is encoded by the coding sequence ATGGACATCACGATCAGGCACGCGCGGGACGAGGAGCTGGACGGGATCGGCGAGCTCACCGCGCAGGTGTATCTCGGGGACGGGCTCCTGGACTTCGGCGACAGTGATCCATATCTCACCACCCTGCGCGACGCCCGGCGCCGGGCCGCCGAGGCCGAGCTGCTGGTCGCGGCGGACGCGGCGAGTGACGAGGTGCTGGGGGCCGTGGCGTTCGCGGTGTACGGCGGGGCGTATGCGGAGCTGGCCCGGCCCGGCGAGGGCGAGTTCCGGATGCTGGCCGTGCGACCCGAGTCGCGGCGGCGCGGGGCGGCCGAGGCGCTGGTGCGTGCCTGCCTGGACCGGGGGCGCGCGCTGGGGCTGCGGCGGATCGTGATCAGCAGCCAGCTGTCCATGACCGCCGCCCACCGGCTGTACGAGCGGCTGGGGTTTGTGCGGGCCCCGGAGCGGGACTGGTCGCCGATAGCCGAGTTGGACCTCACCCTGTGGGCGTTCACGGTGGAGCTGTGA